The DNA region ATGCACGTAAAGGGCAACGTAACCGTTGGGTTTATAGTGACCAGTCAAGCATGTGTGTTGTGTTGATTAGTGAATTAGATAATGGTGCCATGCAGGTTATCTCGAAGGATTGTGATAAACACTGTAGTGTAACATCTATAGGCTCTATAAACGGCACATATAAAAAATGAAAGATTACTTTAGCCTGAAACTAATCAGGCTAAAGTAAATATTAATAGATTAAAATATTACGCTATTTCTTTTCTTATTGGTTCTACGTTGTAATTATTACCCTTTTCCAATGTTGTAAGTAGCTCAGCCCATACAGTCAAAGCTTGCTTACGTTCTTCAAAGTATTGATAGCGATTATATATGCCTTCAACGCCTTTGATTTTATGATTTAAGCAGCGTTCTGCTATCACCGGATCTACCCCCAGCGCAGCTAAATGGGAGCGGGCTGTTCGCCGAAAATCATGAATCGTGAAATTTGGCACATCTGGCATATTTGATCTTATTTTAGCCAACGCTACTGGTAATGTACTTTCCTGAATATGAGGAATCATGCGGTGTTGCATTTTTCTTGCTGGGAGAACCCATTCACTGTTGCCGGCCATGATTTTTAATTCTTTAATCCAGCCAACAACGGGTACAGCCAGCGGGATATCAATCCCATCGCCGTTTTTAACGCGCTCAGCAGGTAAATGCCAGACGCCTTCATCCAGATCAAATTCTGACCATCTGGCACCACACAATTCCATCTTACGGCAGCATAGGGCTAAAATGAGCTTCATTGTTAGTTCATTTTGACGGGAAAACCCTTTGGTCAAAGGCATTACCTGAAAAAGCTGTACCAGCTCTTCTCGGCTTAACCAGCGTTCACGGCTTTGTTCTTGTCCTCCGGCATCAGAGATGTCAAATGCACTTGCTGGATTAGCAGCCAGCATGTGCCGCTTGATTCCATAATCAAAGATCCGTCGAGTCCATCTGAGGACGTCATTGGCAACGGTAGGCGCACCTCGTTGAAGGATCTTTTGCAACATATCATCAATATGATAGGGGCGAACGTCCTCTATTCGCAGGTTGCCTATGTTTGGATTTATATCTTTTTCGATTCGGCGGCGCAGTATGTCGGGGTGCTTCCAGCGTTTAAGTATCTGGCGTTCAAAATATTCGCTGGCTAATTGGGATACCCGAAGTGCATGTTTTTCAGACTCTATTTTTTTGAGGGCGTCAGCTTTTCGTTCTTGCTTCTCTCCGGCAACGTCATAACCCAATGCTACACGTGCAGAGAGTTCTTTGGCGGTCTCTCGCGCTTTTGCTAGTGAGAGTTCAGCATAGGAACCGATACCCATTACCCGCTGTTTTCCAGAGAAACGATAGCGAAAACGCCAGAATGGAGCAGCATATTTCTTTGGAAAACAGAGAGATAAACCATTGCCATCTGACCTTGCTTCGAAGCGTTCGTCAGCTCTGATCCATGCCTTGATTTGTATGTCTGTCATTTTTGCCATATATGACTCTGCTTATGTGCTGTGTGTACATAATCATGATGCCATAAAAGTCATTATGTACATAGTTAAGTACACGCTAAACATGTGCTGTAGTGATACATGATGAGACAAGGTGATAAAGATATAGCCCGTATTAACGGGCTATTAGAGGTGGTCTTAGCTTGGGTGAGACAAGGTGAGATCGTCTGAGATATTACTCAATGTTCTGGATCTGCTCGCGCATCTGCTCAATCAGCACTTTCAGCTCAATCGCTGAATTGGTCACTTCTGCATTGATCGACTTAGACGCCAGGGTGTTCGACTCGCGATTGAACTCCTGCATCATAAAGTCCAGACGGCGGCCGACAGCTTCTTTCTTCTTCAGAATGTTGTAGGTCTCTTTGACGTGCGCTTCCAGACGGTCCAGCTCTTCAGCGACATCAATACGCTGCGCCATCAGCACCAGCTCTTGTTCCAGACGGGTATTTTCCAGCTGAACTTCCGCTTCTTCCAGTTTGGCGACAAGGCGCTCGCGCTGCCATTGCAGCACTTCTGGCATATGGGTGCGGACTTTGGCCACTTCGGCGCTCACGCCTTCAAGACGCTGCTCAATCATCGCTTTCAGCGCCTGGCCTTCGGTTTCGCGGGCAACGATAAAGTCGTCCAGCGTGCCGTCGAGGGCTGCCAGGATTTCAGCGGCAATGGCGTCCAGATCCTGCTCACCGGCGGCCATAACGCCAGGCCAGCGCAGAATATCAACCGGGTTGATTTCGCCTTCGTCGCTCTGCATTTTCACCCAGTTCGCCGCATTGACGAGCTGTTTCGCCAGTTTTTCATTGAGGATGAGTTCGCCCTGCGCGCTGGCATCGGGCTCAAAGCGCAGGTTACATTCCACTTTCCCGCGCGTCAGACGTGTACGGATACGTTCACGTACAACAGGCTCAAGGCTGCGAAACTGCTCCGGCATACGGAAATACGTTTCCAGGTAACGCTGGTTTACCGAGCGCATTTCCCATGTGGCGCTACCCCAGCTACCCTTGATTTCACGCCGGGCGTAGGCGGTCATACTGCGGATCATAGACATTCCCGTTTTTAAAGGAGAGATGGGGGGATTATAGCTTTCGGGGGCTTCACAGGATAGGAATAAGCGCCCTTTATCCGTATAATGCGCAGCCACATTCGTTTCAAGCCGGAGAATCCATCATGCGTCCATCAGGCCGTAGCGCCAATCAGGTGCGTCCCGTCACCCTGACCCGTAACTATACAAAACACGCTGAAGGCTCCGTGCTGGTTGAGTTTGGTGACACTAAAGTGCTGTGCACAGCCTCCATCGAAGAAGGCGTTCCGCGCTTCCTGAAAGGTCAGGGTCAGGGCTGGATCACCGCAGAATACGGCATGCTGCCGCGTGCGACCCATACCCGTAACGCCCGTGAAGCGGCAAAGGGTAAGCAGGGCGGTCGTACCATGGAGATTCAGCGTCTGATCGCGCGTGCGCTGCGCGCCGCCGTTGATCTGAAAGTTCTCGGCGAGTTCACCATCACGCTGGACTGTGACGTGATTCAGGCAGACGGCGGCACGCGTACCGCGTCCATTACCGGTGCCTGCGTGGCGCTGGCGGATGCTCTGAACAAGCTGGTTGCTGCCGGTAAGCTGAAAACCAACCCAATGAAGGGCATGGTTGCGGCGGTTTCCGTGGGTATCGTTAACGGCGAAGCGCTTTGCGATCTGGAATACGTTGAAGATTCCGCAGCCGAAACCGACATGAACGTGGTGATGACCGAAGATGGCCGCATCATTGAGGTGCAGGGCACGGCGGAAGGCGAGCCGTTCACCCACGAAGAGCTTCTCTCCCTGCTGGCGTTGGCCCGAGGGGGAATCGAATCCATTGTAACGACGCAGAAAGCGGCGTTAGAAAATTGATTTTAAAGGCGACCAATGAGTCGCCTTTTTTTTGCCTGTAAGACAGAAAAACCAAAGGAGCAAATCCATGAAATCGTATCAGCGCCAGTTTATTGAGTTTGCGCTTAACAAGCAGGTACTTAAGTTTGGCGAATTTACGCTGAAATCCGGGCGCAAGAGTCCCTATTTCTTCAACGCCGGGCTGTTTAATACCGGGCGCGATCTGGCATTGTTAGGCCGTTTCTATGCCGAAGCGCTGGTGGATTCCGGGATTGATTTTGACCTGCTGTTTGGCCCGGCCTATAAAGGCATTCCGATTGCGACCACCACCGCGGTGGCGCTGGCGGAGCACCATGACCGCGACGTGCCGTACTGCTTCAACCGCAAAGAGGCCAAAACCCACGGTGAAGGCGGGAATCTGGTCGGCAGCGCGCTGCAGGGCCGCGTCATGCTGGTGGACGATGTGATCACCGCGGGCACGGCAATCCGTGAATCGATGGAGATTATCCAGGCCAACGGTGCGACGCTGGCTGGCGTGCTGATTTCACTGGATCGCCAGGAGCGTGGTCGCGGAGAAATTTCCGCTATTCAGGAAGTCGAACGCGATTACGGCTGCAAAGTGACGTCGATTATCACCCTGAAAGATCTGATTGCGTATCTGGAAGAGAAGCCGGAGATGGCGGACCATCTGGCGGCGGTACGTGCATACCGGGAAGCGTTCGGGGTTTAATTGCTACGCCCGGTGGCGCTACGCTTACCGGGCCTACCCGTTCGTAGGCCGGATAAGGCAAAGCCGTCATCCGGCGACGGCATTACTGTAATTGTGCTGCCACTAACGGCCAGCGGGCGTCAAAATCGTCCGTTGGACGGTATTTGAACTCGCTACGCACAAAGCGGGAGAGCATCCCTTCACAAAACGCCAGTATCTGGCTCGCCAGCAGCGTTTCATCAATGCTATAACCCTCGCCTTCACGCATTTTCTTCTCGCGCAGTACCTGGCGCAGCTGCGCTTCAATACGCTCGAAAAGCTGGTTAATGCGGCCCTGCAGTCTGTCCTGTTCAAACATCAGCGCGTGGCCGGTGAGGATGCGGGTTAAGCCCGGATTGCGTTCACCGAAGCCCAGGATTAACAGCACAATCAGACGCAGACGCGCGGTGGTGTCTTTTTCGTCTTTCAGAATCAGGTTGATGCGCGTGATCAGGCTGTCTTCGATAAATTCGATCAGGCTGTCGAACATCCGGGTTTTGCTCGGAAAATGACGGTACAGCGCCGCCTCAGACACGCCTACAGAGGCGGCCAGTTTAGCGGTGGTGATGCGTTGACTGCCATCGCTGGATTCAAGCATCAGAGCCAGAGATTGAAGTATTTCTTCGCGACGATTCCTTTTCGCGGTTTGTTTTTCTGCCATGTTACAAAATACCCCTGAAAATAAGCACTTGCCAGGCTGGCATCCACACAGCGACCGCAAACTGGCGTTTGCGGTTTGTTATTGCATTATGGCGCTGTGAGATGCGTGTCTGTCGGGCCGTTATTTGCGCCCGGAATGGCCGAAGCCGCCTTCGCCACGGTCGGTGGCGTCAAAGTCTGCCACCAGGTTAAATTCTGCCTGTACCACCGGTACAAAGACCATCTGTGCGATACGCTCGCCCGGTTCAATGGTGAAGCTGTCCTGGCCACGGTTCCAGACGGAGACCATCAGCTGACCCTGGTAGTCGGAGTCGATCAGGCCGACCAGGTTACCCAGCACCACGCCGTGCTTATGACCCAGGCCAGAACGCGGCAGGATCACCGCTGCCAGTGACGGGTCAGCAATGTGAATCGCCAGGCCCGTTGGCACCAGGGTAGTGGCGCCCGGCGCCAGCTCTACGGCGTCATCGAGACAGGCGCGCAGGTCAAGACCGGCAGAGCCGGAGGTGGCATAGGTTGGCAGCGGGAATTGCTCGCCAACACGCGGGTCCAGAATCTTAACGTCGATTTTTTTCATCATAACGGGTAACGATCTCGTCCAGTAATTGTTGGCCCAGGAGTTCCTTGCGCTCAAGCGGTAAGACTTTATCTCCATCCTGCCAGAAAAGGTGCAGTGCGTTGCTGTCGCTGTTAAATCCTTGTGTGGCCAGCGATACGTCGTTCGCGCAAATCAAATCGAGGTTTTTGCGGGTACGTTTTTGCCGGGCATATTCTTCCACATTATTCGTTTCTGCGGCAAACCCAACAACGTATGGACGATGGTTTTTTAGTGCGGCGACACCGGCAACAATGTCCGGGTTTTTCACCATTTTTAGTGTTAATTCATCGCCTTGCTTTTTAATTTTCGCCTCGGCGATCGTCTCGGCACGATAGTCTGCCACGGCCGCACAGCCGATAAAAATCTGCTGGCGTTGGGCATGCGCCTGTACGGCGGCTTCCATCTCCAGCGCGGTGGTAACGTCGATACGCTTAACAAACGCAGGCGTAGGCAGCGATACTGGGCCGCTCACCAGCGTGACGTTCGCGCCGCGTCTTGCGGCGGCGGCGGCAATCGCAAAGCCCATTTTGCCGGAGCTGTGGTTGGTGATGTAGCGCACCGGATCCAGCGGCTCGCGCGTGGGGCCCGCGGTAATCATGATGTTGAGATGTTGCAGATCGTTGACAGGCGAAAAATGGGCTGCGGCCATATCAACAATCGTCAGCGGATCAAGCATGCGGCCCGGGCCGACGTCGCCGCAGGCCTGGCTGCCGCTGTCCGGACCCCAGATAAGCAGGCCGCGTGAGGCCAGCGTCTCCAGATTGTGCTGGGTAGCCGCGTTACGGTACATCTGCTGGTTCATGGCAGGAACGACGGCGACAGGCGCAGGCGTGGCCAGACAAATGGTGGAGACCAGGTCGTTTGCCATACCGGCCGCCACGCGCGCGATTAAATCCGCCGTGGCGGGGGCGAGGATAACCAGGTCAGCCCATTTACCCAGCTCAATATGGCCCATTGCGGCTTCGGCGGCCGGGTCGAGCAGGCTGTCAGAAACCGGGTATCCTGATACGGCCTGCAGGCTCAGGGGAGTGATAAAGGCTTTACCGCCTTCGGTTATCGCGACCCGCACGTCTGCTCCGCGCTCGCGCAGACGACGCACCAGTTCCGGCGCTTTATAGGCAGCAATGCCGCCGCTCACGCCAAGAGCGATTTTTTTACCGGCCAGGCTCATCATGATTCTTTCCTGTTGGGTTTCACCAGAGAGCGGGCATTTTATCACAATCCCCAAAGCGGGGTGATTTTGTGCTTCGTCCACTTTGCGAGGCGCTACGCAAGAACGCAATCTAGCCGTCGAGCGACGGATTGCCCTGTGGCAGCATGAGGTAAAAAAGGGAGAAAGAGCATGGAAGAAGAGGATGAGCTGCTGCTACCGCGCGAAAAACTACTGCGTTATGGCGTCACCCTGTTGAAAGACGATGAACTGCTGGCGCTCTTTTTGCGTACCGGAACGCCCGGAAAAACGGTGTTCACGCTGGCAAAAGAGCTGATATTACATTTTGGTTCGCTGTACGGTTTACTGACCGCCGATCTGGCGCAGTTTAAGCACGTTGAGGGGATCGGCGTGGCGAAATATGCCCAGTTGAGGGGCATTGCAGAACTTGCCCGCCGTTTTTACAATGTCCGCATGGAGGAGGAAGATCCGATCCTGACGCCCGCGATGACGCGCGAATTTGTGCAAAGCCAGTTAACCGATATTGAACGCGAGATCTTTATGGTGATCTTTGTCGATAACAGAAACCGGGTGCTGAAACATAGCTGTCTCTTTGCGGGCACATTGAGCCACGTTGAGGTGCATCCGCGTGAAATTGTGCGCGAAGCGATAAAAGTGAATGCAGCGGGCGTGATCCTCGCGCATAATCACCCCTCTGGCTGTGCAGAACCGAGCAGAGCTGACAAAGAAATCACCGAGCGCATTATAAAATGCTGTCAATTCATGGACATTCGTGTGCTGGACCATCTGATAATTGGCCGCGGAGAGTACCTTTCTTTTGCAGAACATGGCTGGATTTAGGCTATTTCTCGCGATCCATCGGGATCTTTGTCTGTTCGGGACTTGAGCACACCGCCGAGTCAGCGTATACTACGCCACCTTTGAGAATCTCGGGTTTGGCATTTGGGCCTGGCAATCGAGAGTTCACTTAGAACTATGCGATGACCGGGCTGTAAAGCCTGACGAGGCGCCGATACCCCATACGAAGCTCGAGCTAATTTGATTTTTGGAGAATAGACATGTCCCGAGTCTGCCAAGTTACTGGCAAGCGTCCGGTGACCGGTAACAACCGTTCCCACGCACTGAACGCGACTAAACGCCGTTTCCTGCCGAACCTGCACTCTCACCGTTTCTGGGTTGAGAGCGAGAAGCGTTTTGTCACCCTGCGCGTATCTGCTAAAGGTATGCGTGTAATCGATAAGAAAGGCATCGATACAGTTCTGTCCGAACTGCGTGCCCGTGGCGAAAAGTACTAAGTACTTAAAGAGGAAATAAATCATGGCTAAAGGTATTCGCGAGAAAATCAAGCTGGTTTCTTCTGCTGGTACAGGTCACTTCTACACCACCACGAAGAACAAACGTACTAAGCCGGAAAAACTGGAACTGAAAAAATTCGATCCAGTTGTACGCCAGCACGTACTGTACAAAGAAGCTAAAATCAAATAATTTTAGCCTCCTTGTATCGAAAAACCCCGCAACTGCGGGGTTTTTTGCATTCTGTATCTCAACGGAGGAACCATGCCTGAATTACCTGAGGTAGAAACCAGCCGTCGCGGCATTGAGCCCCATCTGGTCGGCGCGACGATTCTTCACGCGGTTGTCCGTAACGGACGTTTGCGCTGGCCGGTGTCCGATGAGATCCACGCGTTAAGTGACAAACCTGTTCTTAGCGTGCAGCGCCGCGCGAAATATCTGCTGCTGGAGCTGCCCGACGGCTGGATTATTATCCATCTGGGGATGTCCGGGAGCCTGCGCATCCTTACCGAAGAACTACCCGCGGAAAAGCACGACCACGTCGATCTGGTGATGAGCAACGGCAAAGTGCTCCGTTACACCGACCCACGGCGCTTTGGCGCGTGGCTGTGGACGAAAGAGCTGGAAGGCCATAACGTGCTGGCGCATCTGGGCCCTGAACCGCTCTCAGACGCGTTTAACGCGGAATACCTGAAAGCGAAGTGCGCGAAGAAGAAAAGCCCGATTAAGCCCTGGCTGATGGATAACAAACTGGTGGTCGGCGTGGGGAATATCTATGCCAGCGAATCGCTGTTTGCGGCCGGGATCCATCCCGATCGGCTGGCCTCTTCGCTGTCGGCGCAGGAGTGCGAGCTGCTGGTTCGGGTGATAAAAGCCGTATTGCTGCGCTCAATTGAGCAGGGCGGGACTACGCTGAAGGACTTCCTGCAAAGTGACGGCAAGCCGGGCTATTTCGCCCAGGAGCTGCAGGTGTATGGCCGTAAAGGCGAACCGTGCCGAGTCTGCGGCACGCCAGTTATTGCCACGAAGCACGCCCAGCGCGCCACGTTCTACTGCCGTCAGTGCCAGAAATAGGGCTACTTTAGCTTTTCCATCAACGCCTGGTGGACGTTAGCCGGCAGGAAATGAGTAACATCGCCGTGATGGCGCGCCACCTCTTTTACCAGCGTGGAAGAGATAAACGACCACTCTTTGGAGGGCATCAGGAACACGCTCTCCAGCTCCGGCATCAGGTGGCGGTTCATGTGCGCCAGCTGCATCTCATATTCGAAGTCTGCCACCGCGCGTAAACCCCGAATCAGAATATTGGCCTGCTGGGCGCGGGCGAAGTTAGCCATCAGATCGCTAAACCCGACCACCTCAACGTTCGGCAGATGCGAAATGGCATCGGTGGCGAGCTTTACGCGCTCGTTGAGGTCAAACATCGGCTTTTTGCTGGGGCTGGCGGCAATCGCCAGGATCACCTTATCGAACATGCACGCCGCACGTGTGATGATATCAAGATGACCGTTGGTGATCGGATCGAAGGTACCCGGATAAATCGCTTTTGTGCTCATGGCTCACGTTTTCTCTGAGTAGCCGCGGCAGAGCGCCCACAGCTCGGTGTATTTGTTGAAAGTATACTGGGCATTGACGACGGCGAGTAACCATCCCTGTTTACCGTCCAGCACGCCACCACGCAGCAGCAGCGTTTTCAGAAACGCGCCCAGCGTGTGGGTGAATATACCCGTCAGCGAGGCCTTCTTGCCGCGCTGGTGACGCTCCTGCGCCCATGCGGTGGCATAGTTAAGCTGTTTGCGCTGGAAGCTCGCGAAATCACGGCAGGTCAGGTGCAGCAAATCGCCCGTCAGGGGGATGACCTGGGCGCTATCGCAGCTCAGGGATTCATGGACCAGATTGTTGTTGTACTGATAACGCTCGCGCTCGTAGAGGCGCATTACGCGATCAGGATACCAGCCGCTGTGGCGCATAAAACGGCCAAGGAAGTAGTTTCGACGGGCAATGCTGTATACGGCGCCAGGCTGGGGCGAGGAAAGCACCGCCTGAATGGCCTGCTGGAGTTCTGGCGTAACGCGCTCGTCAGTATCAAGCACCAGGACATAATCACCGGAAGCAAAACCCTGCGCGCGCTGGCGCTGGGTGCCATAGCCTTGCCAGTCCGTATTGGTAAAGACCTTTGCACCCGCTGCGCGGGCAACGTCCACCGTGTTGTCCGTGCTGCCGGAGTCAAGAATGACTATCTCGTCAGCCCAGGCAACGGAGGCCAGGCAGTCCGGAAGCAGGTCGGCGGCGTTTTTGGCGATCATCACGACCGACAGACGCGTTGACATCAGTGGCTCCGCTGGGGCAGGTAAGGTTGCAGAAGCTGCAAAAGACGGGTGAGCGCGCCCTGATTCTGGTGCAGCACTTCAACGGCATGGCGGCCGTACCACAGGCGATAATCTTCGTCAGTCAGCAGGGTCGAAACCTCTTTAACCACCGAATCCGCATCGGTCACGGTAATTAAACCCTCCGCCTGCTGTAATTTCGCGCAGATATCTTTGAAGTTAAACGTGTGCGGCCCCATCAGCACCGGAATGGCGTGAGCTGCCGGCTCGAGCGGGTTATGACCGCCGCGTTCGACCAGGCTGCCGCCGACAAACGCGAGGTCAGCAATGCCGTACAGCAGCATCAGTTCGCCCATCGTATCGCCAATCACCACCTGGGTGCTGCCGGAAGGGATCTCACCGCTGCTGCGCAAGGTGAAGCTGAAGCCGCCTTTCTGGACCATTTCACGGGCATCTTTAAAACGCTCCGGATGACGAGGCACGAGGATCAGCAGTAAATCAGGGAATTTTTCCAGCAGCTTGCGGTGAGCCTGCAGGATGATCTCTTCTTCACCGTCATGGGTGCTGGTGGCAATCCAGACCTGACGACGCGGGGCCCACTGGCGACGCAGCGTGATCGCGCGGGCGGCGAGTTCAGGGGTAACGGAAATATCAAATTTCAGGCTGCCCGTTACCGCAAGCTGGTTGCGTTTCAGGCCCAGAGAGATAAAGCGTGCCGCATCTTCTTCATTCTGCGCGGCAATCAGCGTGATCTTGCTGAGCAGGCGGCGCATAAATTTACCCAGCTTGCCGTACCCTTTCGCCGAGCGTTCTGACAGGCGCGCGTTGGCAATCACCAGCGGGATTTTACGGGCATGCAGGGCGGAAATCATGTTCGGCCACAGTTCGGTTTCCATCACAATCACCAGTTTCGGGCGAACGGTATTCAGGAAACGATTCATGGCGCAGGGCAGATCGTAAGGAAGATAGACGTGCTGCACGTCTTTACCGAAAGCGGATAACGCGCGCTCCGAGCCGGTTGGCGTCATGGTGGTGACGGTGATCGGCAGCGACGGGTAGCGGTGACGAAGGGCGCGAACCAGCGGGATCGCCGCCAGCGTTTCACCGACAGAAACGGAATGCAGCAAAATACCGTCCGGTACGACCTTATTGCGGCAGAAGCCATAGCGTTCAGCCCAGCGTTTACGATACGCAGGCGCTTTCCGGCTACGAAGCAATAGTCTCAGCCACACCAGTGGCTGAATGATGTAGAGCAGAGCGGTATACAACAATTCCAAGCGATTATCCGTTTTTTTAGTTTCGGCGGGCAAATTCTAAGCATTTAGGCCAGGTAAAGCTATCTCTTATGCCAGATACCGTTTTAAACGGAAATAACGTCGACCCAGCCGCCAGCGCAAACGCGGACTTTTAGCACTTTTCCAGATGAGTTTCCAGATGCCTGTTTCGAAGAACTCTCTAATAATTAATGATTTCTTCTTTTCATCCTTCATGTTGTCGAAGGTATGAATAATGCCCAGCCCCTCTTTGGCAATTTGCCAGTGGCAGGCAGGGATCCCTTTCACCTTATCCGGGTAGCGCTGATTGATGGCATCGAGCATCTGCAGGATTTTCATGTAGTGACGCGCGGAGCGAATCAGCGTGTCGTCATTGTCCGGCATATGGGACACCGATGCAGAGTGAATGTAGTAGTCGTAATAACGTTCACTGGTGTACTGAACCCGCTCAGCCGCGAGCAGGACTTCGGTGGTCCACGGGATATCCTGATGGCGCAGACCCGGTTCGAAATGGAAGCTGTGTTTACGAATAAAATCGTGACGATAGATATTCAACCAGGTGACGTGAAGGAATTTACGCGAATCCAGCGCCATTTTTAACCACGCAGGGCCCGTCATGACCCCTGTCGACGCCAGTTTGTCTTCAGGGAAGATCGGCCGTGAGGGTTTCTTGTTATTCTCCCAGACGTAGTTCCCGTTACAGGTGGCGACATCCAGATCCTGCGTGACGGCCATATCCAGCAGGCGCTGGTACATGCCGGGTTTAAAGACATCATCAATATCCGGGAAGGAGAGATATTGACCCGTCGCAACGGCCAGACCGGTATTACGCGCGATGGAGACGCCCTGATTTTGCTGTTCGATTACCTGCATCTGCGGGAGTTTTTCGCGCCAGTTTTCAACGATCTCCATCGAACGGTCGGTAGAGCCGTCATTGACAATGATGACTTCCATGCTGTCGATGCGTTGATTTACAAGACAGGTAAAAAACTGATCCAGGAAAGCTTCACCGTTATAAACGGCAACCACCACGCTTAACAATGGGGCTGAATTTTGCATAAGAAACCTGATTATTTTTGATTGTCGACCAGAGCAATATATTGCTGGCAAATGGCTTTGATACCGAACGACGCGATGGTTGCATCGCCAAGGACCGGCGGGGCGGTATAAATATCCGCCAGCGTTTTTGCCAGTGATTCGTCGTTCAACTCTGCCAGCCCGCGCGCTAAGTCTCCGGTAAGGATTTCGGCTGGGCCGCCCGGGCAATTTGTACTGACCGGTGGCGTCTGGCAGATAATGGCTTCAACCAGCACATTACCAAAACCTTCGCAGTCAG from Enterobacter chengduensis includes:
- a CDS encoding tyrosine-type recombinase/integrase — translated: MAKMTDIQIKAWIRADERFEARSDGNGLSLCFPKKYAAPFWRFRYRFSGKQRVMGIGSYAELSLAKARETAKELSARVALGYDVAGEKQERKADALKKIESEKHALRVSQLASEYFERQILKRWKHPDILRRRIEKDINPNIGNLRIEDVRPYHIDDMLQKILQRGAPTVANDVLRWTRRIFDYGIKRHMLAANPASAFDISDAGGQEQSRERWLSREELVQLFQVMPLTKGFSRQNELTMKLILALCCRKMELCGARWSEFDLDEGVWHLPAERVKNGDGIDIPLAVPVVGWIKELKIMAGNSEWVLPARKMQHRMIPHIQESTLPVALAKIRSNMPDVPNFTIHDFRRTARSHLAALGVDPVIAERCLNHKIKGVEGIYNRYQYFEERKQALTVWAELLTTLEKGNNYNVEPIRKEIA
- a CDS encoding YicC/YloC family endoribonuclease → MIRSMTAYARREIKGSWGSATWEMRSVNQRYLETYFRMPEQFRSLEPVVRERIRTRLTRGKVECNLRFEPDASAQGELILNEKLAKQLVNAANWVKMQSDEGEINPVDILRWPGVMAAGEQDLDAIAAEILAALDGTLDDFIVARETEGQALKAMIEQRLEGVSAEVAKVRTHMPEVLQWQRERLVAKLEEAEVQLENTRLEQELVLMAQRIDVAEELDRLEAHVKETYNILKKKEAVGRRLDFMMQEFNRESNTLASKSINAEVTNSAIELKVLIEQMREQIQNIE
- the rph gene encoding ribonuclease PH; translation: MRPSGRSANQVRPVTLTRNYTKHAEGSVLVEFGDTKVLCTASIEEGVPRFLKGQGQGWITAEYGMLPRATHTRNAREAAKGKQGGRTMEIQRLIARALRAAVDLKVLGEFTITLDCDVIQADGGTRTASITGACVALADALNKLVAAGKLKTNPMKGMVAAVSVGIVNGEALCDLEYVEDSAAETDMNVVMTEDGRIIEVQGTAEGEPFTHEELLSLLALARGGIESIVTTQKAALEN
- the pyrE gene encoding orotate phosphoribosyltransferase; translated protein: MKSYQRQFIEFALNKQVLKFGEFTLKSGRKSPYFFNAGLFNTGRDLALLGRFYAEALVDSGIDFDLLFGPAYKGIPIATTTAVALAEHHDRDVPYCFNRKEAKTHGEGGNLVGSALQGRVMLVDDVITAGTAIRESMEIIQANGATLAGVLISLDRQERGRGEISAIQEVERDYGCKVTSIITLKDLIAYLEEKPEMADHLAAVRAYREAFGV
- the slmA gene encoding nucleoid occlusion factor SlmA, encoding MAEKQTAKRNRREEILQSLALMLESSDGSQRITTAKLAASVGVSEAALYRHFPSKTRMFDSLIEFIEDSLITRINLILKDEKDTTARLRLIVLLILGFGERNPGLTRILTGHALMFEQDRLQGRINQLFERIEAQLRQVLREKKMREGEGYSIDETLLASQILAFCEGMLSRFVRSEFKYRPTDDFDARWPLVAAQLQ
- the dut gene encoding dUTP diphosphatase → MMKKIDVKILDPRVGEQFPLPTYATSGSAGLDLRACLDDAVELAPGATTLVPTGLAIHIADPSLAAVILPRSGLGHKHGVVLGNLVGLIDSDYQGQLMVSVWNRGQDSFTIEPGERIAQMVFVPVVQAEFNLVADFDATDRGEGGFGHSGRK
- the coaBC gene encoding bifunctional phosphopantothenoylcysteine decarboxylase/phosphopantothenate--cysteine ligase CoaBC, with the translated sequence MSLAGKKIALGVSGGIAAYKAPELVRRLRERGADVRVAITEGGKAFITPLSLQAVSGYPVSDSLLDPAAEAAMGHIELGKWADLVILAPATADLIARVAAGMANDLVSTICLATPAPVAVVPAMNQQMYRNAATQHNLETLASRGLLIWGPDSGSQACGDVGPGRMLDPLTIVDMAAAHFSPVNDLQHLNIMITAGPTREPLDPVRYITNHSSGKMGFAIAAAAARRGANVTLVSGPVSLPTPAFVKRIDVTTALEMEAAVQAHAQRQQIFIGCAAVADYRAETIAEAKIKKQGDELTLKMVKNPDIVAGVAALKNHRPYVVGFAAETNNVEEYARQKRTRKNLDLICANDVSLATQGFNSDSNALHLFWQDGDKVLPLERKELLGQQLLDEIVTRYDEKNRR
- the radC gene encoding RadC family protein, with protein sequence MEEEDELLLPREKLLRYGVTLLKDDELLALFLRTGTPGKTVFTLAKELILHFGSLYGLLTADLAQFKHVEGIGVAKYAQLRGIAELARRFYNVRMEEEDPILTPAMTREFVQSQLTDIEREIFMVIFVDNRNRVLKHSCLFAGTLSHVEVHPREIVREAIKVNAAGVILAHNHPSGCAEPSRADKEITERIIKCCQFMDIRVLDHLIIGRGEYLSFAEHGWI
- the rpmB gene encoding 50S ribosomal protein L28 — its product is MSRVCQVTGKRPVTGNNRSHALNATKRRFLPNLHSHRFWVESEKRFVTLRVSAKGMRVIDKKGIDTVLSELRARGEKY
- the rpmG gene encoding 50S ribosomal protein L33, producing the protein MAKGIREKIKLVSSAGTGHFYTTTKNKRTKPEKLELKKFDPVVRQHVLYKEAKIK
- the mutM gene encoding bifunctional DNA-formamidopyrimidine glycosylase/DNA-(apurinic or apyrimidinic site) lyase: MPELPEVETSRRGIEPHLVGATILHAVVRNGRLRWPVSDEIHALSDKPVLSVQRRAKYLLLELPDGWIIIHLGMSGSLRILTEELPAEKHDHVDLVMSNGKVLRYTDPRRFGAWLWTKELEGHNVLAHLGPEPLSDAFNAEYLKAKCAKKKSPIKPWLMDNKLVVGVGNIYASESLFAAGIHPDRLASSLSAQECELLVRVIKAVLLRSIEQGGTTLKDFLQSDGKPGYFAQELQVYGRKGEPCRVCGTPVIATKHAQRATFYCRQCQK